GACACGATCTTAGCTGAAACCGAAGCACCTTTCAAAGTAGGAGCTCCTACTGTGATTTTACCACCATCTTCAACCAACAATACATTGTCAAATTCAATACTAGCGCCTTCATCTCCTTGCAAACGGTGTACAAAAAGGTGCTGGTCTTTTGCAACTTTGAATTGCTGTCCTGCTATATTTACTATTGCGTACATTGTTAAATAATTATTATTTTAAACTGTTTATTTT
This region of Pedobacter steynii genomic DNA includes:
- the rplU gene encoding 50S ribosomal protein L21; this encodes MYAIVNIAGQQFKVAKDQHLFVHRLQGDEGASIEFDNVLLVEDGGKITVGAPTLKGASVSAKIVSHLKGDKVIVFKKKRRKGYKKKNGHRQYFTKIQISGISL